The window atttgaccctcaagatgaactctaatcaaaaaatgttcaacataaaagttgttcatctcgtcgaaacggtcaagattgcttttgggctcgtttccatccgaggtcgtttaccacctcaaaagttaccggcaaggtgcagccagtttaaaccgaacagttttggaaagtttggacaaaaccaatccgaatttgactagggttttggacgtgaatccaagccttttccttgcacgggaagcccagccacctcttatatacctgaggggtgatggccgattgaacaacacacaatcgatcaatcaatctacccctttttatcttttatcttttctccttaaccctagttcttcttcctcATTTtttgttcgttcttcttcattgcagggcggcgaacctcgaggccctaggggcgatcaggtcgacctagggcagcccatagccgccgcgcgccctgacggagtccctcccgggcgtgtggggtttcgggtcttcaaaagcacccgccggattgcctgcgtaccgcgcttccggacggttctccttcgacgtgagctgcggtgtatcaccctcggtgttggaggtacacggtgacgtgttcgtgtgcgaacacactttttggcgactccgctggggacgaagctttgaacggtctccggcccgttcttgctacgaagagatcgtcatctagggtttgcaatctacaaaggtaatatgaatacccaattcacatatgtagatgcaaataatgcatacgttgttgctagatcatctaatgagcataatgtatcggctagccctagctttatcaatcatgcatctaattatgtgcaagggccgatgcaacaaaatctccatgattctacttcatataattttagcaacatgcaacatatgtatcccaactcccatgcatcggcaaccccacaaatttatatgccgatgaataacatgatgagttcggttaatcaagttgagacaccctatgtaggaacttccaatggtatgcaacaaagtgtttcaagtttttattcatcggcaaataacttgcagtacgctaatccaaacgtgccggtggagaggggaattggccatgttactactagttatttggccaattaccctcaaacatcatatgctacgcctaatgctactaattttttggcaccatacgcaactgttgatgtccataattcggctcagcaccttcatggtcatggctgaataagtgaaacttctgcaggagcacaaatgccttcacctactaccgtggcatatcatgtcccccctacacaattacagaatttcggcaacatctcattgccgaaagagtctaaaagcattggggggcaaccatatccagactgggtaattgagaacaagcttacattctcttgggatttgtgcaactctattcgccaggaactaatagaaggcgggaagcctcatgattttgctgATGTAGAAGCTAGAATTGTGCAAATGATGCAGTCGCCCAGTGCTGTACCATCCAGTGTACCACCTAAAAAATCGcaaagtttcggcacctcattgccgaaagagtctcaaagtattagggggcaatctcatgacgagtggatggaaattgagatgaaaaagtttaaagctcgccaagctgagatgtgggctaaaattagacgAGAGCGAGAAGCCTTGCAAATTCAAAAAGATAAAGTTATTGATTCAGTTAACAAATAAAATTCGGTTATtagaaaagccgaatcaagtagtatatattctgagaccatcaaatccaaagaggcaagcattattgagaaagggcatggaaagcatagcaaaacaaccatacttgatttttccgaagtcaatggaacctacttcctgccctatgagtttcgtgccatagaaattgacaagcctcaaggacaagaacaagtagccgaacaaagttcggctgacatggatcttcaaagcaatgatgcacggaatcaagaaaaagatgatgacaaggtgttggggagccatccaaagacggagcaagatgttcttcaagtggcaccaccatcatgctctcccaacatatttgaagaggtatgcatagagaGTAATttgcctattttcagatttggtcgcaacttcattattgatgcatctataagaaatattctcataagtaattttgaaagaccaatgaagaagggtaatttacttgttagcaataaacttgttatggaacatatcggtcaacacattgcgccatttataaagaccgataatgacttattattgcagccaaagctttacccgttgctttatctaaagttcatatctatttgggtagctttgcttatttcatacttggcttgcacttggtctcaattgagacatgtatgttctacctatttttattttagaaatttaaagccaaggttaaattttgttgagaaaactgatgctagtataatatcttacccaaagacatcggagatagagtgcaaaacacaatgcatagccgaatggtgtgatgcaaaatctgaaccattcgtttgcttaactccaaagccgttctcacaacaagatcggctagagaatgaaaagtttaccttcaattcaagcatgtatgatcaaatatttgatttgttgttgcaaaataattatattggaattcttgatcaccatgttgaaccatctgtccagggacgaatgtattgtaagttgcatgattcgtccaagcataattttgaggattgcaacatgtttcgtcaaatagttaaatcggccattgataaaggacgattgaaatttgttgagacaccaagagatgaccagtctattccgattggtcccgatggtagaaagtttttgcatcggctgattcaagccgatccatttaaagagaaggtaaaaactacaggtgatgggatcaagctttcaagtaaagaagttgttgaagagcataatgaacataatcttgagggcaagaattccatcgaagctataatggagacgccaaggactggggggcaacaagcaaatgcaatgatcgatgaaagcaaaccagaagaaaacaaaggccgaaataagcgcaagtgtaagagatcaaaagtcaccttcgctgaactattggataaatatcaaaagaagagtgaagagaagaatgcttatcggccaaatcatgcaaagaaaccaaggtcacccccaaggcgcaaatatgaggatcggtattggcaaagtgataattttaatgcaacatattcatatccttattttgggccgccaatgccaatgtcgtggatgcctccctatgctcatatagatacatattcatcatgggacaggtatgatacaagggcacattctccatcttattctagaccatctcaccaatactatgcagctccaagaagatcaacatttgaacaatcacgcttcaaagaccgtttcaatcataaggaatcggtccagagctcaaggaagaagaaagaggtggtcaagcaggtTTACCGCATTaagagagatggtcgtaagagtgcaatttcagatttgatctcaaataaaaaagaaccaattaaagtgttgacattggctactaaaggcaatgagacaaagcaaccaattattgagaatcgaagtgccaaatctgaaaaaaagaatttgagagtgcacaaggccaaaaaggaattgccattggtcaaaacagaatcataGCCGAGATGCCCGCTTGGCTTATCGTAtcggcaaaagaagaaattacaaaaacttagtgcacaagaacttgaagaaaggaacatggcatgggttcccaaaggaagtgctcaaaataataattatgtgcaagcttccattacaagaagtgcggcaaaggtgaagaaggaaaagtgTGAAAACtacgaaggaccaagccgaaggtttcaacatctttggtctacacattatccatattctgcAACTATGCCATtaatgcctatgccatggaattcgtcatcaggtatgattggtaaccctcaatgggcttattttaatccatggatgcaatataatttcttacatcatgaaagggtattgccaaatcactatacattttattagctacaagtttgttgctgatccaaagggccgaaatacttgatttgtcatttcgtttgtttatttcggctatatgtgcttcgaataaagtttacatggtaatggccgatatttatctatcgtcctaagatTATGTCAATGCATGGTCGGTGTGGTATccaaacatcgtccttagttcaatagGAGACCAAAACAAGCCTCATACAACTTAAAATATGTTTGCACAATAATAAAAGCCAAATATGAAAATTTATTCGGTTTGGAGCTTTTGGTTGCTGTAGGTGATATACAGATTGAGGCTTACAGTGATTCGTTataagtagtgcaacaaatatacaagggttatcaatgttttgacgaatcacttatagtttatcttgggaTATGTCttgatgcaaaatttaccttggatTGCTTTAATATCCTTCatttatctagacatgacaattcgaaagagttgacacagcaagcatccggctactatgttaaccatggtgtattgtattatttctatcaatagccgatgctaggtcttgtcaacataggtaaggctgaaCCGAAGCCCactgcttcggccactaatgaaacttttatgcaggcgaagtaaggattggagaaagtttattatTTATTATcagcaaaatcctagcaaaagggtgaataatatggttccgaggatgaccttgagatacatatctatgggacTTTATCATCGGATTGTTAAGGAAGTTGAGAAAGTTTCACCCAAGCTTGCGTCAAAATATTCACACAAACAATGGCCGATATAAACTTATTGTCCTAAGAATAtgccaaaatggccgatggagtgttgacatcgtccttagagcaagctatgtgcaagttatttttcggcacacaggctttgccaaaaaacaggggggcatgtgttgacaccagattttggcacaaccaagaacttatttaaaatggcctcaaatagagaagtgttctacatgaaaaagtttcgtattGTCGATACGAACATCTTTAAATTTTGGGCCATCGTCATctgatctcatctcgaaggccgaagttgtgttcgaaatactgagattttgtattcagaacactattcggcacattacacccccaagactgcctcgtacggaaaaatgatctacatggattgtcttcgtctcgtcgaaacgatcaatTTTCATATAAGAATCGTTCCAATCCAAGTTTGTATGCAAAATTTAGAGCCATCCGAATACAGCACTATCACGAGCCAAAAGTGGCGCGctccaccagacaccctgtctgatgggtagcgcgaataacAGCCTGACCCTCAAGATGAATTctaatcaaaaaatgttcaacataaaagttgttcgtctcgtcgaaacggtcaagattgcttttgggctcgtttccatccgaggtcgtttaccacctcaaaagttacccgcaaggtgcagccagtttaaaccgaacagttttggaaagttcggacaaaaccaatccgaatttgactagggttttggacgtgaatccaagccttttccttgcacgggaagcccagccgcctcttatatacctgaggggtgatggccgattgaacaacacacaatcgatcaatcaatctaccactttttatcttttatcttttctccttaaccctagttcttcttcttcctcgttcttcgttcgttcttcttcattgcagggcggcgaacctcgaggccctaggggcgatcaggtcgacctagggcagcccatagccgccgcgcgccctgacggggtccctcccgggcgtgtggggtttcgggtcttcaaaagcacccgccagattgcctgcgtaccgcgcttccggacgggtctccttctacgtgagctgcggtgtatcaccctcggcgttggaggtacacggtgacgtgttcgtgtccgAACACTGAGATCAAGTAATCATATTCTTtgcctggcagggtttggaaaaggttcaccggaatggtttcgggtctAGAGAAGAAGGTGTTGCGATTTACACACCCCAAAGTAAGTAGTActggctagttccgcgcatctctggTTGATTCTAGTTTCATCgataccattatcatgcttgattatcagattgattgaactctattctcataaagtgcttgtggcaggaaggcgggaataatttatgtggatactatgtttgcgaaaTCATTCGCCACTCGACctctgagcggggctactctgacaaacaatatgaagtacgtaaacaatattcacaattttattttattaccatcaattgtgttgagttgcattcatatatatgtattgaccccctgctTTAAATTAGatctggcagatgcgggatgaactcctaccacatgattgcatacgagcaattcaagatgaattggcggcattctttcttgactacGTCATACATGAAAAGGGAGAATGGCATACGCAAATTCAATGGGAGTTTGGCACTTGATGATGTCAGGGGTGTTATATTATATATatgtagtagcgtcggatagatatacgaaaacttgttgttccaccaAGCAGGGAGAaaaagaggtcacttctctctatatatgttcatgatCACGATgttgtgtaattaatggttccttcatttgcttactagctagcgtcgaGTTCTCTTTATATGTAGTAGCTACCGTCGACCAAggacggagaaagagaggtcacttctctctatatgtagtagctagctaacacaatatgaaaccccgAAAACCCTCCAAAACTCCTAAACCCTCCCTTCAAAAAAAACCAGCGCCTGCGAGCTGCTGACGCGTGACAGCCTTTTGGTCACTGTCTGTGTCACCAACCAGaactaaaggtcctcctgcctgggcacccgacagcggccacgtggagctcctttggtcccggttcgtaagccaaccgggactaaatgtttTGGGTATTTGTCCCGGTTGTTTTGTCCTggtttaagaaccgggactaaaggccctctggaaccggGTTTAATGCCATGTTTTCTACTAATGTGTGGCACGATGATCATATTGCCATGACCTTCCTAATAACAATTGACATGCATTCATTGACAAAACATCACAGATAATTGTACAACTATCGTCACCAACCAGAAAATTGGCACGCACCTTTTGAGTAACTTCCAATTTTCCAGACTGATATAATCATTCGACGCAGTGTGGTTGTGGGTGCTTGCAAAGATAAAGCATCCACCAAGCCCTTGCTGACCGCATTGGTGTAGCTTCCACCACTATTGGAGTTTCGTTATACGTCGGGTGCCAGGCTCTTCGCCGAGAGCCAAAACATGGACACTCGGCAAAGTAAACAACTCCGAGATCCACACTCGGCAAACCTGGCTTCACGGCATCTAGCTGATGTTGCCGTCACGGGCTCACGGCGAACAAGCACCGCACGGCAAACGGGGCAGACGCCGAGAGACACGCACGGCAAAGAGAAGCCACGTGGCCATGCCCGTTCGGAACTGCAGGCGCTGTCACTTGGTTTACCTATACCGAGAACCGCGACATCGCCCTAGGTAAAAACCCATCACAAAAACATTTTTCCTACCTGACATGTGGTCCCACTGATCACAATTACCAGTAAAAGATTTAAATTATTTGGTAAATCTTTAAAAGGAATAATATGATGATGTCTTTGCCGAGAGCCATGCTCGATATACGATGCAGTCCAAATTATGAAGCACGCGCGGTCCGGCGCCCCAAATTTGCAGCGCGATAGCGCTTTTTAGTGCATCCTCTAAACTTTTTTGTGCGCGCACTATTTTGCATCATCTGTTGGAGCGTCTCCTCGTCCAAAAAGAATGATTTTTAGCGCGTGGAGCAGTTTTTACACGTCTGGAGATGCTCTAAAAGAAAGCAAGCATACTCATACCGCTGGTGGCACATTTCATGCCCGAAATTGCAAAACAATTCTGCTTTAGAAATCCATCCATCCATTATCGCTCCTTCCTTTTCTTTTCGGCAGTAAGAATTTCTGTTGTGTGTGTCCTTTTACATCGTGTGTGAATGATCATGACAAACTGGGTGATGCGTGGACGGTAGAGTAACACATTTCGTCAGCAGATATCTTCATCAGCGAAGCAGCTCTTGCCGATGCAAACAACCTCCGATGTCACCCCGTCCTGCTCTCATCCCTGGGCGAAATGACATGCGTGCCCCTCCTGCCCTTAGCTGCCTCATCGTTCAGCCGCATGCCATTAGCGTCATTTCCTGGCTGGATCATGAGGAAGTGGCAGTGTGCACACTGCGTCCCCATGAGGCCATGACACCACACCTTACCTTCCATAGCAGAACCGGGGGCATAGCCTCTCATCAGAACTGCATCCTGATAACTGCCATTAATCGACTGAGCCGCATATCATTTGCATTTGCATTCCCCATCTTTACTAGTAGAGTCAAGATATATAAATTAAATTTTGAAATCCCTCACACTTTTCTTGCACCCCACCTACCTATAACAGCCTCCGATCACGGCGATGACACCGGCGCGGCGATGGATAAAAGCGAGAGCACATTCATGCTAATTGTCAGGTTTTCAGTTTTCACCGGTAATATAATTAGGCACTTGCATTTCTGAATTGCATCCCCAAAATGGCATAGAGGTGTATGGCCCTATACATACTTTGCTGATGATGCAACACCCCTGTGGCAGCCTTCAGTTGAAGCGGTTCTTCGGTTAGCAATTGCTTTCGGCTGATCCGTCGACCGACCGCCGGGAAGCGTTCTGAAAGGTAGCTTTCTTTCTGACCCCATCCAAGAACAGCTAGCTGCCTATAACAGCAGTCTAGCTAGGTTTATGTATTTCTGTTAGCTAACACTTGATTTCGATCCTCTGCTTGCTTGCTGATGATCATGAATTCATgatgcatgcatgatactagtactgTATAATGTACCTTTTGCTGCCTGCGATCGTGTGTGCCACCGGTGACATCAACAAATCCTATCCTGATTCCTGACAGCAGGGAAAGCCTTGCGTGTATGATGTGTCACTGATCACTTGCTCAATCCTAGGACAAGCTGACCACTGCGCACTGGCGCTGAGCTGAGCGATGGGAGGAGGAGAATATCACCAGCAGAGCATCATCGGCGGCCTTGCGTCTGTTCATGGCcatggagagggaggcggcggcacCGTGGAGGCTGCCCTCAGGCCGCTCGTCGGCGGCGCCCACGGCTGGGACTACTGCATCTACTGGCGGCTCTCTCCTGACCAGAGGTATGCGCGTGTGTTCGATTGTTGATGCGATTCTTGCAGCCAGAGCTAGATGACGATGATCTATCATGCATGACAGGTTCTTGGAGATGACGGGGTTCTGCTGCAGCGCCGAGTTCGAGGCGCAGGTGGCCACGCTCGCCGACGTCCCTTCCTCCATCCCTCTCGACTCCTCCTCCATCGGGTAATTAAACTACAATCTTCTTCTGCCGGCCGGTCATGTCGAATTGTCGATCGCCATTAATTTTTGGCCGGATCTCTGACTGTTGATTTTGTTGGATGGTCAGGATGCACGCTCAGGCGCTGCTGTCGAACCAGCCGATCTGGCAGAGCAGCGGCGGGGCGCCGGGTCCGGATCTACTCACGGGCTACGAGGCTGCCTCCAGCGGCGCCGAAAAGACACGGCTCCTCGTCCCCGTCGCCGGCGGCATCGTCGAGCTCTTCGCTTCGAGATAcgtacgtgcgtgcgtgcgtgcgtggccgGTGATgggaaatatcagtttggtttggaagTAGTTAGGGAGCACGCGGTTCGCGTGAGCTGACGCGAcggcggcggcaacggcggtgCACCGTACGCAACAGCCTTTGCGTTTCCATGATGCGTGGTGTATATATACGGCTGACCTGACTCGGTGCCATTAATGCAGATGGCGGAGGAGCAGCAGATGGCGGAGCTGGTCATGGCGCAGTGCGGCGGCGGTGGGCAGGGGTGGCAGGAGACGGAGGCGCAGGGGTTTGCGTGGGACGCGGCAGCGGCGGCAGCTGACCAGGGGCGGCTCTACGCGGCGGCGTCGCTCAACCTATTCGACGGCGCAGGGGGAAGCGGCTCCGGCGAGCCATTCCTGGCGGGAGTGCAGGAGGACGGCGCGGCCGGCGTCGGGTGGCAGTACGCGGCAGAGAGCAGCGAGCGGCCGTCGGCAGTGGCGCAGGAGCATCAGCAGCTGCACGGCTCGGGCGTGGGGAGGGCGGATTCGGGGTCGGAGAGGAGCGACATGCAGCTGGGGGACCCCGACGACGGCGAGACGCAGAGGGGCTCCGGCAAAGACGGCGGAGGGAAGCGGCAGCAGTGCAAGAACCTCATCGCGGAGCGGAGGCGGCGCAAGAAGCTCAACAACCGCCTCTACACGCTCCGGTCCCTCGTCCCCAACATCACCAAGGTAATCAGTATCATCCTTCCATGGCCGCCGCCCGCCGGCCCGCCGCGCGCCATGCATGATTCTTGTAAATTTCAAAGCTCAAAGAGAGCGCCTCGATCCATGCCGGCAGATGGACCGTGCGTCGATCCTCGGAGACGCGATCGACTACATCGTGGGGCTGCAGAAGCAGGTGAAGGACCTGCAGGACGAGCTGGAGGACCCGAACCCGCGGGGGGGCACCGGCGGCGACAGCAAGGCCCCCGACGTGCTCCTCGACGACCACCCGCCGCCGGGCCTCGACAACGACGAGGACTCGCCGCAGCAGCAGCCATTCCCGTCCGCCGGCGGCAAGGGGGCCCGGAAGGAGGAGGCCGGAGACGAGGAGGGGAAGGAGGCGGAGGATCAGGACATGGAGCCGCAGGTGGAGGTCCGGCAGGTGGAGGGGAAGGAGTTCTTCCTGCAGGTGCTTTGCTCCCACAAGTCCGGGCGCTTCGTCCGCATCATGGGCGAGATCGCCGCCCTTGGCCTCCAGATCACCAGCGTCAACGTCACCTCCTACAACAAGCTCGTCCTCAACGTCTTCCGCGCCGTCGTACGTTCCTCTCTCGCCGGCGACGACCCCCGCCGACCGACCGCCATTGTTGCAGCATGCTGATAGGGATTCACGGTGGGCTTAATTTGGTTGGTTTGCAGATGAAGGACAACGAGGCGGCCGTGCCGGCGGACAGGGTGAGGGACTCGCTGCTGGAGGTGACCAGGGAGATGTACGGCGGGGGCGGCGCGTGGTCGTCCCGGCTCCCTCCGCCGCCGTCGACGAACGCGAAGCTCGATGGCATGGACGGGCAGGCGGTGCCGGCGGCGGCCGGGGACCACTACCAGCTGCACCACCAGGTGCTGGGAGGGTATCATCATCAGCATCTGCAGTACCTCGCCATGGATTGATAGATTCCCTTTATTATTCGCTACGATAGGTGCATGGATGGATTAATTAGTTGATATACTACGTAATTAGTTCCCTTCCTGCTCGTAGTTTGTTTTCCCTCGTTTGTTCGTTAAAATGTGTGAAGTTTAACTAATTAACTCGAGGACAGGGCAATGGAATCAAATTGTTTGTTATTTGGGTGAATTCGTGATAACTCCGAGGCACCtaatttcctttttttttctttgagtTAATTCTACTTTTTACCCCCAAATTTCCACTTTGTGACAGATTTTACCTCAATTAGAAAAAAATATCAAATTATAAGCCATTTTATCAAAGTTATGCAACATTTTACCCCATTGTATTTTCCTCCCGATTTTGTGCTAAGTTAGGCACGCGTGCCACGCAGGCGGGTTTTTATTCATCATTTTCCTTTCACGGTCTGTTCTTTTTTTATTCTACTCCGACTAGAAAAGAAAGTGGAGACAGCCCTCCCGCGACGCTCCCGCGTCgtcgctggcggcggcggggctctctCATCTCCGCACGCGGGGGATGTAACGCGGGCCGGATGCAGCGCTCAGAGCTGGGCCTGGCAGCTCGGCGGCGCTCCGGAGTGGGACGGCGGCGGTGCGTGACGACGATGCGACGGGTGTGTGACATCGTTCTCCACCTTGCAGGCTCCGTCGTGGTGCTCCCACTTCTTTCGTGTCActccgggtgaaaacttgatcttcAAGATCAGACGGTCACGGCTTCCTATGGTCGTATCCTTCCTGGTCGTCTTGGAGTCCTCGCTTCGGCCGTATCCTTGGTGGATTGCTCATCTACATGGTGGTCTCCAGCTTATCATCAGGGTGCTT is drawn from Triticum dicoccoides isolate Atlit2015 ecotype Zavitan chromosome 6B, WEW_v2.0, whole genome shotgun sequence and contains these coding sequences:
- the LOC119324315 gene encoding transcription factor TDR-like encodes the protein MGGGEYHQQSIIGGLASVHGHGEGGGGTVEAALRPLVGGAHGWDYCIYWRLSPDQRFLEMTGFCCSAEFEAQVATLADVPSSIPLDSSSIGMHAQALLSNQPIWQSSGGAPGPDLLTGYEAASSGAEKTRLLVPVAGGIVELFASRYMAEEQQMAELVMAQCGGGGQGWQETEAQGFAWDAAAAAADQGRLYAAASLNLFDGAGGSGSGEPFLAGVQEDGAAGVGWQYAAESSERPSAVAQEHQQLHGSGVGRADSGSERSDMQLGDPDDGETQRGSGKDGGGKRQQCKNLIAERRRRKKLNNRLYTLRSLVPNITKMDRASILGDAIDYIVGLQKQVKDLQDELEDPNPRGGTGGDSKAPDVLLDDHPPPGLDNDEDSPQQQPFPSAGGKGARKEEAGDEEGKEAEDQDMEPQVEVRQVEGKEFFLQVLCSHKSGRFVRIMGEIAALGLQITSVNVTSYNKLVLNVFRAVMKDNEAAVPADRVRDSLLEVTREMYGGGGAWSSRLPPPPSTNAKLDGMDGQAVPAAAGDHYQLHHQVLGGYHHQHLQYLAMD